CTGGCACGCTGACAGCATGTGAAGTATCCCATCTCCTAGTTGACTTCCAGGCCAACAACGCGAGTGGGGATGAAGTTATGAAATAAGGAATCTGGATGCTAAACAGAGACCATCTGGATATCTTTGCTACAAGATTATGAGCCACGGTGAGCTGGCACATCTGCATCCAGGTACCGCCTAGGTGACATTGTTGGCTGTTAATTTAGGGAAATGAAGttgcagctgaaaaataacGAGATAATTGTTTTGCCTTCTTTTATGTCACAAATTGAAGTTAGGGTATCAAACTCTAAATAGATGTCTGCTGAGGCTatagttctgttttctttccaagccTAATGCCACCCACTGGAAGTAAATTATTACTTAGCCTCTAAGTCCTCTGGGTTTAAGAGAAAGCCTTAGAAGGCAAGTTCACAAACACCTTTACTATGAATAAACCTCTGTAAAGAGACTGAAATCATTAGGTGAGAAGGGTTAGGCCTTGGAAGTAAACAACTGTAGGTTTGAAAATTCTGCATATGTTATTCTCTCAGATCTCTGCCTTGGTAtcacagtcttttttttcctaatcccACCAGATAACCAGCttacaaatgaaaaacacaCAGATGAAAAGCCTATGAAAGGTATTGTTATGAGTTCTGTCGCAGAATTCAGCATCACAGACGCTTCATCAAAGGGTAccaaaaatgagaagaaattgTCAGATGCAAGCAGATCATCCATTGCTTCCCTGGAGAAATGCAGAGAATTCACTTACATTGAAGATGATGCATCAGTACATCAGAGAGACAGTGACGGTATGTTTGATAAAACAGATCACATTTGAGCTGATTTCTAAATAATGCCCACTGCAAAAGAACTATGTATAACCAACTCGAAATTAAATGTTGAACAGGAGGTTCAAGAACATCGCCAAAAGCAATGTTAAGTTGCCCTGCAGATATTTGTGTGATAGATGAGAATTTCTAGAAGATGATCTTAAATTGTCAGTGATACTAAAGTCACAGAAGAGGAGCTCAGAGCTAATTGTGCCACAGAGCATTTGTACTTTAGTAAAGAGAGTTTGCACAGAGGCACCAGTGTCAGTATCAGATAAATCTATTCCTGGTTATTCCAGTGGATGTTAAAAAAAGGCTCTGTGAAGTATTTCAGAAGTTTCTCTTGAGTGCCTTTTGCAATAATGGATTAGTGTGTTATATCCAGTGGAGCTGGGATCTGTCGTGCATATCTTTTAACAATTCCTAAATTAAGCATTTCTAAATACAGATCAACACAATAAAGTGCCCTACTCTCCAAGGATCATTAACATCTCTATTGTGTCACAGATCCTTACAAAAGGGATGTCTATGACACATCTGTTGGAATATGCTTAATTTCAGAGAAGGAtctgaagtatttattttatttagggGACTTGTCCTCTTGTCCAGACACTCCCTATTTTTGAATTTGAGGTCTATCTCCACCACTACTGGCACACAGGTGTGTACCATGTGATGCAAATAACAGATTTCATTCTCCTTAAAAAAGCTAAACGTGAAGGaaattaacaacaacaacaacaaaaaaaccccaatctgTGCTTAATTAATAATGTTAAGGGTTGGCTAGAAGCCAAGAAAACCAAAGGAAGACAGATTTGTGGTTGTCACTGCATACTCGGCTCACTCCACTCTGACAACTTACTGCTTATTCCACATACACAAGGCCAAATCCTGTTTGCTGGTGCTTGGAGAACCTCTGAAGGCAGAGCAGTAGATGAGGAAATTGGTGATTATTTTGTTCCCAGGTGATTATTTTGTTGCTCAGACAACAGCAAATACAACACTCACAGGTCTCACCAAGGATGACCAGAAAGGCTTCAGCAAGCTTCGGACCAGGGTTGCTCAGAGCATCATCTGTGAGCAGATGCCACCAACAAGATCAGGGAAACTTAGAGATGAGGCATGctagaaaaattattataaattctTCTTTTGTGCTAATTAATCTAGTAATGTAGAGAACGAGAGCCGAGGTCATTGTTCTCACTGAGATAAACGCAGTAACGCCGTTTggcaaacagcagggaaaacagaggggaaaacaaGAGATTGCATCTTCTTTTATGCAGTTTGTggctaatttattttcaaatatataaatGAATGCATAGGAATGGATGTCTAATTGCTAATATCTATTATTTATATACATTACCCCACTTAAAACAGGACCAAAAAGCCTCACACATGCAgattttttgaaatgtgttaCATCCATTATCACAGTTCATGGTGTGTGCTCTGATGGGAATTTAAAAGCATCTTTACTGCACATCACAGAGTCTGTGCTGAAACATTACTTTATTATTAAAATCTTGTGCTTTTTGTGTGCTCTCATTCCTGGATGAAGCCCTAAGAATCATATCTATTCTCTCCAGATTACATAAGCACCATTATGGTTAACACATCCAGAGaaactgttattaaaaaaatggatctttggagagggagaaaaaaaattgccaaatCCTTAATTGAGACATAACTTTGAATTCTGTCTCTCACATCTATGTATAGGAAAGAAATTTCATAAACATAAGAGATCTAAAAAGAATAGTCTTAATTACAGCAAGAACTACTGGATAAAATGATTACATTTTCTACAGCGTAAATTTCATACAATTAAATACAGTGGTGTCACCTTATTAACTGTTtcaattttataattatttcagttcatttagctaggaaaaaatataagcaTGAACTTACTGAGTATCGCCAAAATCTAGTCATTCTTATTTGACAGAACTGACTTAGAAGTTAGTTGTGCTTGTCTGAACCTAAATAGATCTTGACATATTTAAATAAGTATTAAAATTGATAACATTGGTGATGATATGCCATTTAGAAAGAAGTTCAGTCATATGCTATTTGTTCTTGCTACCTGCTTTAACTGCCTTTTTAATAAAGAAgctggaatgatttttttttattttgttttttcatcaagaaagctttctaaaaaaaaaaaagcataattcTGGAAACTTCCTGGCAGTGAACTTCATGTTACGTGAGCTAGAAAATGCCACAACAGAACCAATGCAGTTGAATGAGTTCACAGTTAGTCATCCTAGGGCAAGAAATGTGGTTATAACCATATGCTTTCCTGAAAGAACCAATGAAAAGACATTCATATTGTTGAAggcatttttcctttgcaaaaacaagaagagaaaaaaaaagaaagaaaaaaagaaaggtctGGGTTTGTGCTCCAACTGGATTCACACAGTTGGAATCTCACACCTGCTGCACCCAAGCAGCCTCCCCAGATGCTGGAGGCTGAGGGGTGAGGAGTTAATTAGTTGATTTTGGGAGGGCACAAACATAGCACAGGGGTTTAGTCATGGTGACCAAGTTTTCAGGAATATTCACTGGCTCCAGACACACATCCTACATAATCTATTTTCCAAACTTTTGTCTCCTTTGAAAAACTGACATTTGTGAATGAAAAGGTGAGAACCCTGTTTGGTGGGGAGTTGGCAGGACCCTGAGCTGAGACACACTGCCCTCTCTGAATGCTCTTCTCCAgacctgctctccctccctgtccTTGGTAGTCTTTTAACATTTCTAGTGCAAACtcttgtgaaaatgaaaataaactccAGTGTCACTTGTGCTGGTATCACGGTTTACGCAACCCCACAGAACCCTCACTCACTGCCCCTCTGCAGAATGGGGCTACCAGGAGggtaaaaggaagaaaactcaTGGGATGAGATAAATGCAGTGTAATAGGACAATGTAGTGGTTTTAcatgggaggaagaaaaaaatttttttaaaaattaaaaataaaaaattagaatataCAAAACAAGGTATTCAAATTGCAGTTGCTCACCTCTCACCAACTGATGCCCAGTCAGCTATCTGAGCAGAAACCCCTGCTTGTTTTCTGCCTAATTTATATTGATGCCATATGGTCTGGACTATCCTTCTAGCcagctggggtcacctgtcctggctgtgtcccctcccagatTCTTGTGCCTCTTCAGCCTCCTTGCTGTCTTGGCATGAGAAGATAAATTTGGGTTTAAAGGGCTTGTAAAGGGTTTGTTCTTCTGCATTTCACTGCCACAGAATGTCTCCATTCCAATTCTTTTCAtaaagctgctgtttttccagagcaattaaagtggaaaataaacttttcacTTGTCTCTACGGAAGTATCTATCATCAATGTATTTTTAGCACAGTCCCTCACTTCTGTCTAGCCACACTGGCCTAAACCTGGGTAATCCCAACTCACACTTGTTCTTACGtctccctgcttttcctttctcttagaTGAATGCGCAACACTTATCCTGGCCTGCTTGTTCTGCCAGTTTTGGGACTTTCTTATAATGCTGCCTGATACCTGTGAACATTGGCTGACAGATACCTGTTGTCCATCCAATAGATATTACCAGACCTCCGACGAAGAGCACGGCAACAACGACTGCAACTGTGACTGTGACATTGATTGCAGCCTCTTTGAGTCCTGCCACGAGACTGGGGAGTGCCTGGAGCTCGCCATGGAGATTTCAGAAGTCTGCTATCGTTGATAGGAAAATAATTGACAAAATTCCTCAAAACTACCTGACAGATtacaaaggagatttttttttttttaatattaatcaTAACCAGAGATTTTGTCAATGAGGACTATGTGCATCtcgtccctccctccctggaggTCTCTATTTCTGTACCATTCTGGTGGCATGGTATCACAAACTGCTGAAACCAATAAAGGACAAAAAGGGGTCTTCTCTGCCATAGATGACAACAGAATTCCTAAGTGCCAAGTGTGCTCACTGCTTTATCCACTGTCAATCCAAGCTTTTCTAAACCTTTAATTGCTTTAAACACTGGTTTTGCCATTAATAAACACAGAACAAATTAGGACGTTATTTTAGGACTGATATATATATTAGTTCATCTTCCTAATGGATTCATGCCTAAACATGTATTACACATTGTTGgttattataaataatttatgatACAGCAtcattttataattaaaaatttatttattcaatcTCTTAAAACACTCTTATATGCCCAGTataggtagaaaaaaaattaaattaattagaaaCCATGCTACTGGTAATTACAGCAAATGTCACTGAAAATCTCCAGTGAATTTTGTGGAGGAAGCATTTTCACAGGGTACTGCAATTCAACAGTGTATTAATGTGCTGGTCCATGGTTATGTAATAACAGGTTATGCCTATTGTTCATTAGTTATAGGAAAGGACTTCTTAAGTGTAATTAGCCTAAATGGGAATTGACTGCACACTTCCAGAGAAGAATTACCCCACAGATAGCCAGTAACTCCTTTGCTTGATTTTCATTTGTAAGACTTTTGCAAGAAATAGAATATTGCCACCTATTCTAGTACAAACAGGCATCTCCACCTGTGCACAGAAGATTACAAAATGACAGTATCTATGCTGGTTGTGCTTTCAAATTCCCTCTATCTCTTTTCTGATGGCAGGTCTgattaataaaaaggaaaaacatgttgCACATGACACATATGACAACAAAAGCATGTAAATTCAGCTGCCTGAGGGTGCAGAACACAGGTATtaagcacagaggaaaatacagaattgcTTGCTCACATTAGGTGTATATAGACTAACaccaaagtcagtgctcccaaaaaccccactgaTCTCAGTGAAGAAGTGCCTGTGGAATCCCAAACAAGGATCCTGGGCAAGATACTAGAGTATCTTGAGTATTAAGCATTTCTAAATTTTAAGAGTATTAAGCATTTCTAAAATCATTGAAGCCACTTGCATATTAATCGGAGTAGTCCTAGTGCATAAAGATttaatggggggaaaaaaatcatgtgtaTATCCTTTCCTTATCCCCCTTCTGGAAAACTCatgctttcaaaaaaatcagaaagccAGAAGTAGAACCACTAACAACCTTTTTCCAGGTGTCTTACAAAGCCTAGTGACTAGAAGACAACAAACCTCAGCAATGCAGCGAGCAGCCCAGAACATCTcatttttctgctccttccaggaCATTGGTGAGGAATAGAAGAGATTTCCTTATCTTGCATTGTCCCATTGTGAGCTGTAGTCACCTAAAGGAGCTAAATCATTAGTCCTTCATCACCACATCAGTCCCAGCCTGCTGGCTGGGTCTGGACCCAAATCCCACAGCACAACCCACTGACATCCAGGAGGCACTG
This portion of the Motacilla alba alba isolate MOTALB_02 chromosome 12, Motacilla_alba_V1.0_pri, whole genome shotgun sequence genome encodes:
- the MDFIC2 gene encoding myoD family inhibitor domain-containing protein 2, with amino-acid sequence MSEDKTDKVKIKAAESFEHEKQNISWLKKDRRTSSLPLLALPGVTPSSEDHPDNQLTNEKHTDEKPMKGIVMSSVAEFSITDASSKGTKNEKKLSDASRSSIASLEKCREFTYIEDDASVHQRDSDDECATLILACLFCQFWDFLIMLPDTCEHWLTDTCCPSNRYYQTSDEEHGNNDCNCDCDIDCSLFESCHETGECLELAMEISEVCYR